A genome region from Micromonospora inyonensis includes the following:
- a CDS encoding cystathionine beta-synthase, producing MQYYDNVVELIGNTPLVKLRNVTAGIQATVLAKVEYLNPGGSVKDRIALRMVEDAEAAGSLRPGGTIVEPTSGNTGVGLALVAQLKGYKCVFVCPDKVSQDKQDVLRAYGAEVVVCPTAVAPEDPRSYYNVSDRLAREIPGAWKPNQYSNPANPRSHYETTGPELWEQTGGGLTHFVAGVGTGGTISGIGRYLKEASDGRVKVVGADPEGSVYSGGTGRPYLVEGVGEDFWPETYDKSVADQIIEVSDKASFEMTRRLAREEGLLVGGSCGMAVVAALEVARAAGPDDVIVVLLPDSGKGYLSKIFNDAWMARYGFLSAGGDEPTVADALAAKPGGLPELVHVHPTETVRDAIDYMREYGVSQLPVLKAEPPVVTGEVAGSIAEKDLLDALFTGQAHLHDTIERHMGEPLPMVGGGQPVSEAVALLEKSDAALVLIDGKPKGVLTRQDLLAHLGAR from the coding sequence GTGCAGTACTACGACAACGTCGTCGAGCTGATCGGCAACACCCCGCTGGTGAAGCTCCGCAACGTCACCGCCGGCATCCAGGCCACCGTGTTGGCGAAGGTGGAGTACCTCAACCCCGGCGGGTCGGTGAAGGACCGGATCGCGCTGCGGATGGTGGAGGACGCCGAGGCCGCCGGGAGCCTGAGGCCGGGCGGCACCATCGTCGAGCCGACCAGCGGCAACACCGGCGTCGGACTGGCCCTGGTGGCGCAGCTCAAGGGCTACAAGTGCGTCTTCGTCTGCCCGGACAAGGTCAGCCAGGACAAGCAGGACGTGCTGCGGGCGTACGGGGCCGAGGTGGTGGTCTGTCCGACGGCGGTCGCCCCGGAGGACCCCCGCTCCTACTACAACGTCTCCGACCGGTTGGCCCGGGAGATCCCCGGCGCGTGGAAGCCCAACCAGTACAGCAACCCGGCGAACCCGCGTTCGCACTACGAGACCACCGGCCCCGAGCTGTGGGAGCAGACCGGCGGCGGGCTGACCCACTTCGTGGCCGGGGTGGGCACCGGCGGCACCATCTCCGGCATCGGGCGCTACCTCAAGGAGGCGTCCGACGGCCGGGTGAAGGTCGTCGGCGCGGACCCGGAGGGCTCGGTCTACTCCGGCGGCACCGGCCGGCCGTACCTGGTCGAGGGGGTCGGCGAGGACTTCTGGCCGGAGACGTACGACAAGTCCGTGGCCGACCAGATCATCGAGGTCTCCGACAAGGCCTCCTTCGAGATGACCCGGCGGCTGGCCCGGGAGGAGGGGCTGCTCGTCGGCGGCTCCTGCGGCATGGCCGTGGTGGCCGCCCTGGAGGTGGCCCGCGCCGCCGGCCCGGACGACGTGATCGTGGTGCTCCTGCCGGACAGCGGCAAGGGCTACCTGTCGAAGATCTTCAACGACGCCTGGATGGCCCGGTACGGCTTCCTGTCGGCCGGCGGTGACGAGCCGACCGTGGCCGACGCGCTCGCCGCGAAGCCGGGCGGCCTGCCCGAGCTGGTGCACGTGCACCCCACCGAGACGGTCCGGGACGCGATCGACTACATGCGCGAGTACGGCGTCTCCCAGCTGCCGGTGCTCAAGGCCGAGCCGCCGGTGGTGACCGGTGAGGTGGCCGGTTCGATCGCCGAGAAGGACCTGCTGGACGCGCTCTTCACCGGCCAGGCCCACCTGCACGACACCATCGAGCGGCACATGGGTGAGCCGCTGCCGATGGTCGGCGGCGGGCAGCCGGTCAGCGAGGCGGTGGCCCTGCTGGAGAAGTCCGACGCCGCGTTGGTGCTGATCGACGGCAAGCCGAAGGGCGTGCTCACCCGACAGGACCTGCTGGCCCACCTCGGCGCCCGCTGA
- a CDS encoding type II toxin-antitoxin system RelE family toxin, whose translation MPSQGGRGDGTSEAPSPYTVMFSRQARRNLHEDLPLEVAVAATETIEHAIAVNPYRAGKPLDEPFDGFHSARRGTYRIIYRINEAKRVVEIPSIRHRRDAYRF comes from the coding sequence ATGCCTTCGCAAGGCGGGCGGGGCGACGGCACTAGCGAAGCGCCCAGCCCGTACACCGTGATGTTCTCTCGGCAGGCCCGCCGCAACCTGCACGAGGATCTGCCGTTGGAGGTCGCGGTCGCGGCGACGGAGACCATCGAGCACGCGATAGCGGTCAACCCCTATCGGGCTGGCAAACCACTCGACGAGCCCTTCGACGGCTTTCACTCCGCCCGCCGCGGCACGTACCGGATCATCTACCGGATCAACGAGGCCAAACGGGTCGTGGAGATCCCCTCGATCCGCCACCGACGGGACGCCTACCGTTTCTAG
- a CDS encoding type II toxin-antitoxin system Phd/YefM family antitoxin codes for METIPITEAKARIAELADRVAREHDHFTITRNGRADVMLISVAEYESMRETLDLLSDNEALADLRQSREDFAADDTFSMDEVRAELERRRGRAA; via the coding sequence ATGGAGACCATTCCCATCACGGAAGCCAAGGCCCGGATCGCCGAGCTTGCCGACCGCGTCGCTCGGGAGCACGACCACTTCACGATCACCAGGAACGGCCGTGCCGACGTGATGCTGATCTCGGTTGCCGAGTACGAGTCGATGCGGGAGACGCTCGACCTGCTCTCCGACAACGAGGCCCTCGCGGATCTGCGCCAGTCGCGGGAGGATTTCGCGGCCGACGACACGTTCTCGATGGACGAGGTTCGCGCCGAGTTGGAGCGGCGTCGCGGTAGGGCGGCCTGA
- a CDS encoding type II toxin-antitoxin system VapC family toxin, whose amino-acid sequence MEAVPIRAITGDATLGDEFLDRLRHDPDIFLSPVSLWEITVKQRAGKLAGPPDVAERVRDMGFRELPVTHAHAIVAGRLPAHHRDPFDRMLVAQATAERLTLASRDVSMALYEVDVLKV is encoded by the coding sequence ATCGAGGCGGTACCCATTCGGGCCATTACGGGCGATGCGACTCTCGGCGACGAGTTCCTCGATCGGCTACGCCATGATCCGGACATCTTCCTCTCCCCGGTCAGCCTGTGGGAGATCACCGTCAAGCAGAGGGCGGGGAAGCTCGCCGGCCCCCCTGACGTGGCCGAGCGGGTAAGGGACATGGGATTTCGGGAACTTCCGGTTACCCACGCCCATGCCATCGTCGCCGGCCGCCTGCCAGCGCATCACCGCGATCCCTTCGACCGCATGCTGGTGGCGCAGGCGACCGCCGAAAGGTTGACCCTGGCCTCCCGCGACGTGTCGATGGCGCTGTATGAGGTGGATGTCCTGAAGGTGTGA
- a CDS encoding PPC domain-containing DNA-binding protein encodes MKLLSVKTGEELIETLTRRAAEEGIVNGAIVSLIGAVDSCAISNMLADDAGTDVISEYRQPFELSGTGEIRDGKVHVHVVLGRQGDEALAGHLHWARVESFFVHAYTLALPEGQ; translated from the coding sequence ATGAAGCTGCTAAGCGTCAAGACCGGTGAAGAGCTGATCGAAACGCTCACCCGGCGAGCCGCAGAAGAAGGGATTGTCAACGGGGCTATCGTGTCCCTCATTGGTGCTGTCGATAGCTGCGCAATCAGCAATATGCTCGCTGATGACGCCGGCACTGACGTTATCAGCGAGTACCGGCAGCCATTCGAGCTAAGTGGAACCGGAGAAATCCGAGACGGCAAAGTTCACGTGCATGTGGTTCTCGGCCGGCAGGGTGACGAAGCTCTCGCCGGTCACCTGCACTGGGCGCGAGTGGAAAGCTTCTTCGTCCACGCTTACACCCTGGCCCTACCTGAGGGGCAGTAG